In the Theobroma cacao cultivar B97-61/B2 chromosome 1, Criollo_cocoa_genome_V2, whole genome shotgun sequence genome, one interval contains:
- the LOC108661359 gene encoding uncharacterized protein LOC108661359 produces MPSYMKFLKDILTKKRKLEYFETITLTKECSGIIQNKFPPKLKDLRSFSILCSIGNFNFSKVLFDLDAGVSIMSLSIARRIKLNEIQPTTITLHLADKTIRHLYGVIENVLFKVRTLFILVDFMVLEMEENQKVLIILGHPFLANVGALIDVREDRITFIVEEEVIEFTLFNATRVLQPQLIAIEWT; encoded by the coding sequence ATGCCATCATATATGAAGTTTTTGAAGGACATATTGACAAAGAAGAGGAAACTGGAGTACTTTGAGACAATTACACTGACTAAGGAGTGTAGTGGAATAATCCAGAACAAGtttccaccaaagcttaagGACCTAAGGAGTTTTTCTATCCTTTGCTcaattggtaattttaatttttcaaaagttttgTTTGATTTAGATGCTGGTGTCTCAATTATGTCTTTGTCTATTGCTAGAAGAATTAAACTGAATGAGATTCAACCCACTACAATCACCTTGCACCTAGCTGACAAAACGATAAGGCACCTTTATGGGGTGATAGAAAATGTCCTGTTTAAAGTTAGGACATTGTTCATTCTAGTAGACTTCATGGTACTTGAGATGGAGGAGAATCAAAAGGTTCTAATCATACTAGGACATCCATTCTTAGCCAATGTAGGCGCATTAATAGATGTAAGGGAAGATAGAATAACTTTCATAGTTGAAGAGGAGGTAATTGAATTTACTCTTTTCAATGCAACAAGAGTCCTTCAACCACAACTTATTGCAATAGAGTGGACTTAG
- the LOC18612830 gene encoding putative kinase-like protein TMKL1 isoform X2, whose translation MEVFKLYSLYIFFFFLFTIGLSTTLTESLSSSSSSPDVELLLGKVKASLQGNTENLLLSSWNFSVALCQWRGLKWAFSDGTPLSCNDFSSPQWTNLSLSKDPSLHLVSLQLPSANLTGSLPRELGEFSMLQSLYLNINSLSGTIPLELGYSSSLSDIDLSNNLLTGALAPSIWNLCDRLVSLRLQGNSLSGLLPEPALPNSTCKNLQSLDLGNNKFSGNFPEFITRFQSLKQLDLSGNMLSGSIPESLATLNLEKLNLSHNNFTGVLPVFGERKFGAEVFEGNNPGLCGLPLNSCSGRSQLSPGAIAGIVIGLMTGVVVLASLFIGYVQNKKRRSRGDSEEEVEEGEEDENGVGVGGGGGESKLILFQGGEHLTLEDVLNATGQVMEKTNYGTVYKAKLADGGNIALRLLREGSCKDRSSCLPVIKQLGKVRHENLVPLRAFYQGKRGEKLLIYDYLPNRSLHDFLHGKPVLNWARRHKIALGIARGLAYLHTGLEIPITHGNVRSKNVLVDDFFVARLTEFGLDKLMIPAVADEMVALAKTDGYKAPELQRMKKCNSRTDVYAFGILLLEILIGKKPGKNGRGNDAVDLPSMVKVAVLEETTMEVFDVEVLKGIRSPMEDGLVQALKLAMGCCAPVASVRPTMDEVVKQLEENRPRNRSALYSPTETRSEVGTPF comes from the exons ATGGAGGTGTTCAAACTTTACTCCCTctacattttcttcttctttctcttcacCATAGGCTTATCTACAACACTCACTGAGTCActgtcttcttcttcatcttcaccAGATGTTGAGCTTCTCTTGGGAAAGGTTAAAGCTTCATTGCAAGGTAACACTGAGAACTTACTCTTATCTTCATGGAACTTTTCTGTTGCTCTTTGCCAATGGAGAGGACTTAAGTGGGCCTTCTCCGATGGAACTCCTCTTTCTTGCAATGACTTTTCTTCACCGCAATGGACTAACCTCTCTCTTTCCAAGGACCCATCTTTGCACCTTGTTTCACTTCAGCTCCCATCTGCTAACCTTACTGGTTCACTCCCTAGAGAGCTTGGTGAATTTTCTATGCTTCAAAGTCTTTACCTTAACATTAACTCACTTAGTGGGACCATCCCTCTTGAACTTGGTTACAGCTCTTCATTATCTGATATTGATTTGAGTAATAACTTGCTCACTGGGGCTTTAGCTCCCTCCATCTGGAACTTGTGTGATAGACTTGTTTCGCTCAGGCTTCAAGGTAATTCACTATCTGGGCTTCTTCCTGAGCCTGCATTACCAAATTCCACTTGTAAGAATTTGCAGTCCCTTGATTTGGGTAACAACAAGTTTTCAGGGAATTTCCCAGAGTTTATAACTCGGTTTCAGTCTCTTAAACAGCTTGATCTTTCAGGCAACATGCTTTCAGGTTCGATTCCAGAGAGTTTAGCCACTTTAAACcttgaaaaattgaatcttTCCCATAATAACTTCACTGGAGTGTTGCCTGTATTTGGTGAAAGAAAGTTTGGTGCGGAGGTTTTTGAAGGGAACAATCCAGGGCTTTGTGGTTTGCCTTTAAATAGTTGCAGTGGAAGGTCTCAATTGAGTCCTGGTGCGATTGCTGGCATTGTGATTGGTCTGATGACTGGAGTGGTAGTTTTGGCTTCATTGTTTATTGGCTATGTGCAGAACAAGAAGAGGAGAAGTAGGGGAGATAGTGAAGAGGAAGTGGAGGAAGGAGAGGAAGACGAAAATGGTGTTGGCGTTGGGGGAGGTGGTGGTGAGAGCAAGCTGATTTTATTCCAAGGTGGCGAGCATTTGACATTAGAGGATGTTCTGAATGCAACTGGTCAAGTCATGGAAAAGACAAATTATGGGACTGTCTATAAGGCGAAGCTTGCTGATGGAGGAAATATAGCATTGAGGTTACTGAGGGAAGGTAGTTGCAAGGATAGGAGCTCATGTCTGCCAGTGATAAAGCAACTGGGGAAGGTTAGACATGAGAATTTGGTTCCACTGAGAGCTTTCTATCAGGGGAAGAGAGGAGAGAAGCTTCTCATTTATGACTATCTTCCAAATAGAAGCCTACATGACTTTTTACATG GTAAGCCAGTGCTGAACTGGGCTCGACGCCACAAGATTGCATTGGGCATAGCCAGAGGACTAGCATACCTTCATACAGGTCTTGAGATACCGATTACCCATGGGAATGTTAGATCAAAAAATGTGCTCGTGGATGACTTCTTTGTGGCCAGGCTCACTGAGTTTGGACTTGACAAGCTAATGATCCCAGCTGTAGCTGATGAAATGGTGGCCCTTGCAAAGACAGATGGTTACAAGGCACCGGAACTTCAAAGGATGAAGAAATGCAACTCCAGAACAGATGTTTATGCATTTGGTATATTgttattggaaattttgatagGCAAGAAGCCTGGGAAAAATGGAAGGGGCAATGATGCTGTGGATTTGCCTTCAATGGTGAAAGTAGCAGTTTTGGAAGAGACAACAATGGAGGTTTTTGATGTAGAAGTTTTGAAGGGTATCAGGAGTCCAATGGAAGATGGATTAGTTCAGGCATTAAAGCTTGCAATGGGATGCTGTGCTCCTGTGGCTTCAGTGAGACCCACCATGGATGAAGTTGTgaagcaattggaagagaataGACCAAGGAACAGATCTGCTCTGTATAGCCCGACGGAGACAAGGAGTGAAGTTGGTACCCCCTTCTGA
- the LOC18612830 gene encoding putative kinase-like protein TMKL1 isoform X1 has translation MEVFKLYSLYIFFFFLFTIGLSTTLTESLSSSSSSPDVELLLGKVKASLQGNTENLLLSSWNFSVALCQWRGLKWAFSDGTPLSCNDFSSPQWTNLSLSKDPSLHLVSLQLPSANLTGSLPRELGEFSMLQSLYLNINSLSGTIPLELGYSSSLSDIDLSNNLLTGALAPSIWNLCDRLVSLRLQGNSLSGLLPEPALPNSTCKNLQSLDLGNNKFSGNFPEFITRFQSLKQLDLSGNMLSGSIPESLATLNLEKLNLSHNNFTGVLPVFGERKFGAEVFEGNNPGLCGLPLNSCSGRSQLSPGAIAGIVIGLMTGVVVLASLFIGYVQNKKRRSRGDSEEEVEEGEEDENGVGVGGGGGESKLILFQGGEHLTLEDVLNATGQVMEKTNYGTVYKAKLADGGNIALRLLREGSCKDRSSCLPVIKQLGKVRHENLVPLRAFYQGKRGEKLLIYDYLPNRSLHDFLHESRAGKPVLNWARRHKIALGIARGLAYLHTGLEIPITHGNVRSKNVLVDDFFVARLTEFGLDKLMIPAVADEMVALAKTDGYKAPELQRMKKCNSRTDVYAFGILLLEILIGKKPGKNGRGNDAVDLPSMVKVAVLEETTMEVFDVEVLKGIRSPMEDGLVQALKLAMGCCAPVASVRPTMDEVVKQLEENRPRNRSALYSPTETRSEVGTPF, from the exons ATGGAGGTGTTCAAACTTTACTCCCTctacattttcttcttctttctcttcacCATAGGCTTATCTACAACACTCACTGAGTCActgtcttcttcttcatcttcaccAGATGTTGAGCTTCTCTTGGGAAAGGTTAAAGCTTCATTGCAAGGTAACACTGAGAACTTACTCTTATCTTCATGGAACTTTTCTGTTGCTCTTTGCCAATGGAGAGGACTTAAGTGGGCCTTCTCCGATGGAACTCCTCTTTCTTGCAATGACTTTTCTTCACCGCAATGGACTAACCTCTCTCTTTCCAAGGACCCATCTTTGCACCTTGTTTCACTTCAGCTCCCATCTGCTAACCTTACTGGTTCACTCCCTAGAGAGCTTGGTGAATTTTCTATGCTTCAAAGTCTTTACCTTAACATTAACTCACTTAGTGGGACCATCCCTCTTGAACTTGGTTACAGCTCTTCATTATCTGATATTGATTTGAGTAATAACTTGCTCACTGGGGCTTTAGCTCCCTCCATCTGGAACTTGTGTGATAGACTTGTTTCGCTCAGGCTTCAAGGTAATTCACTATCTGGGCTTCTTCCTGAGCCTGCATTACCAAATTCCACTTGTAAGAATTTGCAGTCCCTTGATTTGGGTAACAACAAGTTTTCAGGGAATTTCCCAGAGTTTATAACTCGGTTTCAGTCTCTTAAACAGCTTGATCTTTCAGGCAACATGCTTTCAGGTTCGATTCCAGAGAGTTTAGCCACTTTAAACcttgaaaaattgaatcttTCCCATAATAACTTCACTGGAGTGTTGCCTGTATTTGGTGAAAGAAAGTTTGGTGCGGAGGTTTTTGAAGGGAACAATCCAGGGCTTTGTGGTTTGCCTTTAAATAGTTGCAGTGGAAGGTCTCAATTGAGTCCTGGTGCGATTGCTGGCATTGTGATTGGTCTGATGACTGGAGTGGTAGTTTTGGCTTCATTGTTTATTGGCTATGTGCAGAACAAGAAGAGGAGAAGTAGGGGAGATAGTGAAGAGGAAGTGGAGGAAGGAGAGGAAGACGAAAATGGTGTTGGCGTTGGGGGAGGTGGTGGTGAGAGCAAGCTGATTTTATTCCAAGGTGGCGAGCATTTGACATTAGAGGATGTTCTGAATGCAACTGGTCAAGTCATGGAAAAGACAAATTATGGGACTGTCTATAAGGCGAAGCTTGCTGATGGAGGAAATATAGCATTGAGGTTACTGAGGGAAGGTAGTTGCAAGGATAGGAGCTCATGTCTGCCAGTGATAAAGCAACTGGGGAAGGTTAGACATGAGAATTTGGTTCCACTGAGAGCTTTCTATCAGGGGAAGAGAGGAGAGAAGCTTCTCATTTATGACTATCTTCCAAATAGAAGCCTACATGACTTTTTACATG AATCAAGAGCAGGTAAGCCAGTGCTGAACTGGGCTCGACGCCACAAGATTGCATTGGGCATAGCCAGAGGACTAGCATACCTTCATACAGGTCTTGAGATACCGATTACCCATGGGAATGTTAGATCAAAAAATGTGCTCGTGGATGACTTCTTTGTGGCCAGGCTCACTGAGTTTGGACTTGACAAGCTAATGATCCCAGCTGTAGCTGATGAAATGGTGGCCCTTGCAAAGACAGATGGTTACAAGGCACCGGAACTTCAAAGGATGAAGAAATGCAACTCCAGAACAGATGTTTATGCATTTGGTATATTgttattggaaattttgatagGCAAGAAGCCTGGGAAAAATGGAAGGGGCAATGATGCTGTGGATTTGCCTTCAATGGTGAAAGTAGCAGTTTTGGAAGAGACAACAATGGAGGTTTTTGATGTAGAAGTTTTGAAGGGTATCAGGAGTCCAATGGAAGATGGATTAGTTCAGGCATTAAAGCTTGCAATGGGATGCTGTGCTCCTGTGGCTTCAGTGAGACCCACCATGGATGAAGTTGTgaagcaattggaagagaataGACCAAGGAACAGATCTGCTCTGTATAGCCCGACGGAGACAAGGAGTGAAGTTGGTACCCCCTTCTGA